One genomic segment of Photobacterium sp. DA100 includes these proteins:
- a CDS encoding alpha-L-glutamate ligase-like protein yields the protein MFSQFTSPFKLRERGIMGMNQRNHSYIGRYNDRSLYPLVDDKLKTKLIAKQAGATVPELIGVIDSQVYVKRVHDMVKDWPGFVIKPAQGSGGKGILVVVKHKDGIYVKPSGAEMNKQDVERHITNTLAGLFSLGGKNDVAMIENLIQFDNVFDGFSYEGVPDVRVIVFKGYPVMAMMRCSTSASDGKANLHQGAVGVGIDIATGKAIRAVQFDQPVERHPDTDRKLSELAVPNWHKLLTLASSAWEMTGLGYMGTDMVLDKIQGPMVLELNARPGLAIQTANGAGLLPRLRHIESLGVPAKPPTPEERVAYAAEQFGVKSKF from the coding sequence CTGTTTTCACAGTTTACGTCCCCGTTCAAGCTGCGCGAACGCGGGATCATGGGAATGAACCAGCGCAACCACAGCTACATTGGCCGCTACAACGACCGTAGCCTCTATCCGCTGGTGGACGACAAGCTCAAAACCAAGCTGATTGCCAAACAGGCCGGGGCCACTGTGCCGGAGCTGATTGGCGTCATTGACAGCCAGGTTTACGTCAAGCGCGTCCACGATATGGTTAAAGACTGGCCGGGTTTTGTGATCAAGCCAGCCCAAGGTTCCGGCGGTAAAGGCATTCTGGTGGTGGTTAAGCACAAGGACGGGATTTATGTAAAGCCGTCCGGTGCCGAGATGAACAAGCAGGACGTAGAGCGACACATCACCAACACCCTAGCGGGACTGTTCTCGTTGGGCGGTAAAAACGATGTAGCGATGATCGAGAACCTGATCCAGTTCGATAATGTGTTCGACGGCTTCAGTTACGAAGGCGTGCCTGATGTGCGGGTTATCGTCTTCAAAGGCTACCCTGTGATGGCAATGATGCGCTGCTCGACCTCGGCATCTGACGGCAAGGCTAACTTGCACCAAGGTGCGGTAGGGGTCGGTATCGATATTGCCACCGGCAAGGCTATCCGCGCCGTGCAGTTTGACCAACCGGTTGAGCGCCATCCTGACACCGACCGTAAACTGAGTGAATTGGCCGTTCCCAACTGGCACAAGCTGCTGACATTGGCTTCAAGCGCGTGGGAGATGACCGGATTGGGCTATATGGGCACCGATATGGTCCTTGATAAGATCCAGGGCCCGATGGTACTGGAGCTCAATGCACGCCCGGGTTTGGCGATCCAGACCGCTAACGGTGCCGGCCTGCTACCTCGGCTGCGGCATATCGAAAGCTTGGGAGTACCGGCCAAGCCGCCAACACCAGAAGAACGTGTTGCCTATGCCGCCGAACAGTTTGGTGTCAAATCAAAGTTCTAG
- a CDS encoding inactive transglutaminase family protein, whose translation MTSRIPFYFLITLLVIAGAALSMYRHDVYGVPWTPGEERALWELEARIEFDAIGDPVKVSMAAPETQQGFTQIDESTSSPGYGVALIDTNKGRRAEWSIREATGKQILYYKTQMLVDDQASYSMVPPKGNTVAVSLDNPQQTAATALLDQARSLSSDNVTLTRELIKQFNDRNNQNAALLLNSLSREQAIINLLSLEKVHARIVGGLQLEDGRRRQSITPMAEVWDGKTWQLFDLQTGQEGKPDNILLWNQQGHSLLDVIGGRNSNISFSIIAQDITPQQATREKVQAEDLLNFSIHSLPVEEQAMFKTIMLVPIGALIVVFLRIIIGLKTSGTFMPVLIAVAFVQTQLVTGILGFLLIVGTGLVIRSYLSKLNLLLVARISAVIITVIMIISIFTVVAFKIGLVEGLTITFFPMIILSWTIERMSILWEEEGAKEVLVQGGGSLLTAVFVYLAMTNPLIRHLTFNFIGIQLIILALILMLGNYTGYRLSELRRFKPLAED comes from the coding sequence ATGACATCAAGAATCCCGTTTTATTTTCTTATTACCCTGCTAGTCATCGCAGGGGCGGCATTGAGCATGTACCGCCACGATGTCTATGGGGTGCCATGGACTCCGGGTGAAGAACGCGCGCTATGGGAACTCGAGGCTCGCATTGAATTTGATGCCATTGGTGATCCGGTCAAAGTCTCCATGGCCGCGCCGGAAACCCAGCAGGGGTTTACCCAAATTGATGAAAGCACCTCATCGCCGGGCTATGGTGTCGCTCTCATTGATACCAACAAAGGCCGCCGGGCCGAATGGTCTATCCGAGAGGCAACGGGTAAGCAGATCCTTTATTACAAAACCCAAATGCTGGTCGACGATCAAGCCAGCTACAGCATGGTGCCACCCAAAGGCAACACGGTCGCTGTCAGCCTTGATAACCCGCAGCAGACAGCTGCTACGGCCCTGCTCGACCAAGCTCGCAGCTTATCCTCCGATAACGTTACCCTTACCCGTGAGCTGATTAAACAATTCAATGACCGCAACAACCAGAATGCGGCCTTGTTGCTCAACAGCCTAAGCCGCGAGCAGGCAATCATTAACCTGCTTTCTCTGGAAAAAGTCCATGCCCGCATTGTCGGCGGCCTGCAGCTAGAAGATGGCCGACGCCGCCAAAGCATCACCCCGATGGCCGAAGTATGGGACGGCAAGACTTGGCAGCTATTTGACCTGCAAACTGGCCAAGAAGGCAAACCGGACAACATCCTACTTTGGAACCAGCAAGGCCACTCGTTACTGGACGTTATTGGTGGCCGCAACTCCAACATCAGCTTCTCGATCATTGCTCAGGACATCACTCCACAGCAAGCGACCCGTGAAAAGGTCCAGGCCGAAGATCTGCTTAACTTCTCAATCCATAGCTTGCCGGTTGAAGAACAAGCCATGTTCAAGACCATTATGCTGGTCCCTATCGGCGCGTTGATTGTGGTATTTCTGCGTATCATCATTGGCCTTAAGACTTCGGGTACTTTCATGCCGGTCCTCATCGCGGTAGCCTTTGTCCAGACCCAGCTTGTCACCGGTATCCTTGGCTTCCTGTTGATTGTCGGTACCGGTTTGGTGATCCGTAGCTACCTGTCCAAGCTCAATCTGCTTCTGGTGGCAAGGATTTCCGCGGTGATCATCACGGTAATTATGATTATCTCCATCTTTACCGTCGTTGCCTTCAAGATTGGCTTGGTCGAAGGCCTGACCATTACCTTCTTCCCGATGATCATCCTATCGTGGACCATCGAGCGTATGTCGATCCTGTGGGAAGAAGAAGGTGCGAAAGAAGTACTAGTCCAGGGTGGTGGCTCGCTGCTGACAGCAGTCTTCGTTTACCTGGCAATGACCAACCCATTGATTCGCCACCTGACGTTCAACTTTATCGGTATCCAGCTAATCATCCTGGCACTGATCCTGATGTTGGGTAACTACACGGGTTACCGTTTGAGTGAGCTGCGCCGCTTCAAGCCGCTCGCGGAGGACTAA
- a CDS encoding RimK/LysX family protein: MLRRFVPLLTFAVLSGCSLTQPQQDHEQTMQAINVMEDRVNFQLATMIKQIDDQNAYIANLETKISTLSDDMSQRYSDTALLAFNEEEEKAVPVPEIRDNDPRIAHGKVILGEEEWVWLDATQSFYKARVDTGATTSSVSATNIQIFERDGKEWARFNMNHTSDENPSEADMVEAPVVRWVKIRQASASDLNRRPVIEAWVKLGQLHEKAQFTLADRTQMTYPVLLGREFFKDIALVDVGKKFVQGMNEQQVQQN; the protein is encoded by the coding sequence ATGCTTCGCCGCTTTGTACCATTACTGACCTTTGCTGTCCTTTCAGGCTGTAGCCTCACCCAGCCACAACAAGATCATGAACAAACCATGCAGGCTATTAACGTCATGGAAGATCGTGTCAATTTTCAGCTTGCAACCATGATCAAACAAATAGATGACCAAAACGCCTATATTGCTAACTTGGAAACCAAAATCTCTACCCTGTCCGACGACATGAGCCAGCGCTACAGTGATACCGCTCTGCTTGCCTTCAACGAAGAGGAAGAAAAAGCGGTCCCTGTTCCCGAGATCCGGGACAACGACCCGCGTATTGCCCACGGCAAAGTGATTCTTGGCGAAGAAGAGTGGGTATGGCTGGATGCTACCCAGAGTTTCTATAAGGCACGAGTCGATACGGGGGCGACAACCTCGTCAGTCAGCGCCACCAATATCCAGATTTTCGAGCGAGATGGCAAAGAGTGGGCCCGCTTCAATATGAACCACACCTCGGACGAAAATCCAAGCGAGGCGGACATGGTCGAAGCCCCTGTGGTTCGCTGGGTGAAGATCCGCCAGGCCAGTGCAAGTGACCTTAACCGCCGCCCTGTCATTGAAGCATGGGTAAAACTCGGCCAGCTTCATGAAAAAGCACAATTTACGTTGGCAGATCGCACTCAGATGACCTATCCAGTATTATTAGGACGTGAGTTTTTCAAAGACATAGCACTTGTTGATGTAGGTAAAAAGTTTGTTCAGGGAATGAATGAGCAGCAAGTACAACAAAACTAA
- the cmoB gene encoding tRNA 5-methoxyuridine(34)/uridine 5-oxyacetic acid(34) synthase CmoB: MFTFAEFYQLLAQHETLRPWLNTLPKQLSDWEEKAHGDMSRWMRALKKFPTDKPGIIDLKNAVSVRNEDGIAEGEQKRLESLLRLLHPWRKGPYDMHGIHIDTEWRSDWKWDRVLPHISPLKGRTVLDVGCGNGYHMWRMLGEEAKLTVGIDPSNLFLIQFEAIKRLMGMDERAYLLPLGIEQLPELKAFDTVFSMGVLYHRRSPLDHIIQLKNQLRKDGELILETLVIDGDENDVLVPTHRYAQMHNVYFFPSAKALKVWMEKCGLVDVKIVDECVTTTDEQRSTDWMTNNSLPEYLDPSDPSKTVEGYPAPKRAVLIARNPD, translated from the coding sequence ATGTTTACTTTTGCTGAGTTTTACCAGCTACTAGCCCAGCATGAAACACTGCGTCCATGGCTAAACACCCTGCCAAAACAGCTGAGTGATTGGGAAGAAAAGGCCCATGGTGACATGAGCCGCTGGATGCGTGCCCTGAAAAAATTCCCAACCGATAAGCCGGGCATCATTGACCTGAAAAATGCGGTCAGCGTGCGCAACGAAGACGGCATTGCCGAAGGCGAGCAAAAGCGCCTTGAAAGCCTGCTTCGCCTACTTCACCCGTGGCGCAAGGGCCCTTACGATATGCATGGTATCCATATCGATACCGAGTGGCGTTCAGACTGGAAATGGGACCGAGTTCTGCCGCATATCTCCCCACTAAAAGGCCGCACCGTATTGGATGTTGGCTGTGGTAACGGTTACCACATGTGGCGTATGCTGGGCGAAGAAGCCAAACTGACAGTGGGTATCGACCCGTCCAATCTGTTCCTGATCCAGTTCGAGGCGATCAAGCGCCTGATGGGCATGGACGAGCGCGCCTACCTGCTTCCGCTTGGCATCGAACAGCTACCTGAGCTGAAGGCCTTTGATACTGTCTTCTCGATGGGGGTACTTTACCACCGCCGCTCACCGCTTGATCACATCATCCAGCTCAAGAACCAGCTACGCAAAGACGGCGAGCTTATCCTAGAAACACTGGTGATTGACGGTGACGAGAATGATGTGTTGGTGCCGACCCACCGCTACGCCCAGATGCACAACGTCTACTTCTTCCCTTCCGCCAAGGCACTGAAAGTGTGGATGGAAAAATGCGGTTTGGTGGATGTGAAAATCGTTGACGAGTGCGTGACGACCACGGACGAGCAGCGCTCGACGGACTGGATGACCAATAATTCCCTACCGGAATATCTGGACCCATCCGACCCATCAAAAACGGTGGAAGGATACCCTGCACCGAAACGGGCAGTGCTGATTGCTCGAAATCCTGACTAA
- the cmoA gene encoding carboxy-S-adenosyl-L-methionine synthase CmoA: MAGHDNIFAAPIDKIGDFTFDERVAEVFPDMIQRSVPGYSNIISAIGMLAERFAKPHSKVYDLGCSLGAATLSMRRHIQQEGCEIIAVDNSSAMVERCRLHINAYRSDTPVQVLEADIRDIEISDASVVVLNFTLQFLAPDDRQALLEKIYAGLRPGGILILSEKYIFDDERAHELLIDLHHDFKRANGYSELEISQKRSAIENVMLPDSIDTHKQRFEKIGFSSSEVWFQCFNFGSMFAIK, translated from the coding sequence ATGGCCGGTCACGACAATATTTTTGCGGCACCGATAGATAAAATCGGTGATTTCACATTTGACGAACGCGTAGCCGAAGTTTTCCCGGATATGATTCAACGCTCGGTGCCGGGCTACAGCAATATCATTTCAGCCATCGGTATGTTGGCTGAACGCTTCGCCAAGCCGCATTCGAAAGTTTACGATCTGGGCTGCTCGCTGGGAGCGGCAACCTTGTCAATGCGCCGCCATATCCAGCAAGAAGGTTGCGAAATCATCGCGGTCGATAACTCCAGCGCCATGGTTGAACGCTGCCGCTTGCATATCAATGCCTATCGCTCCGATACCCCAGTCCAAGTGCTGGAAGCCGATATCCGTGATATCGAGATCAGCGATGCCTCCGTTGTAGTACTCAACTTTACCCTGCAGTTCTTGGCCCCTGATGACCGCCAGGCGCTGCTAGAGAAAATCTACGCCGGCCTGCGCCCGGGGGGGATTTTGATCCTATCGGAAAAATACATCTTCGACGATGAACGTGCCCACGAGCTGCTCATCGACTTGCACCATGACTTCAAGCGTGCCAATGGCTACAGCGAACTGGAAATCAGCCAAAAGCGCAGTGCCATTGAAAACGTCATGCTTCCCGACAGCATTGACACCCATAAGCAGCGCTTCGAAAAAATTGGCTTCTCAAGCTCAGAAGTCTGGTTCCAATGCTTCAACTTCGGCTCGATGTTTGCCATCAAATAA
- a CDS encoding cytochrome c peroxidase has product MRKLYYAVGLGLAGYLATVYVVDKFDQQLAIDRYHEMAKQDINPLSTAAFDVLNKNGCSYCHTSDSEMPFYGQLPVAKQLMDADVTRAMRHFNIEAMMGQVRTGELVSEVDLAKLESVMADNSMPPALYLTMHWRSKLSPEETATLQDWVKQERLRHHQGQAKITKEFKYEAVQPIRTTFDVDMEKVELGDKLYHDTRLSGDNTVSCASCHALETGGVDRLVSSVGVDGAIGPINAPTVFNSVFNTHQFWDGRAHDLQAQAGGPPLNPLEMASESWDQIIDKLAIDEEMNAAFAAIYAEGITEHSITDAIAEFEKTLVTPNSRFDQFLRGNHDALTADEQEGYALFKQYKCSTCHVGEAMGGQSFEIMGLKKDYFADRGNVTEVDYGRFNATGEERDMHRFKVPTLRNVALTAPYFHDGSVATLAEAVDKMAYYQVGVRLSEAELGKITAYLETLNGEYNGQILQ; this is encoded by the coding sequence ATGCGTAAATTATATTATGCGGTAGGCTTGGGGCTGGCCGGCTATTTGGCTACAGTCTATGTGGTCGATAAGTTTGACCAGCAACTGGCGATTGACCGCTACCATGAAATGGCCAAACAGGATATCAATCCGCTTTCAACGGCAGCGTTCGATGTACTGAACAAAAACGGTTGTTCATACTGCCATACCAGTGATAGCGAAATGCCTTTTTACGGTCAGCTGCCTGTCGCCAAGCAACTGATGGACGCTGACGTAACCCGCGCAATGCGCCATTTCAACATCGAAGCGATGATGGGGCAGGTTCGAACCGGCGAACTTGTCTCCGAAGTTGACCTGGCAAAGCTGGAGTCGGTGATGGCAGACAACTCGATGCCGCCGGCTCTGTACCTGACCATGCACTGGCGCTCGAAATTGTCACCAGAAGAAACCGCGACACTCCAAGACTGGGTGAAGCAGGAGCGTCTGCGTCACCACCAGGGCCAGGCCAAGATCACCAAAGAATTCAAATACGAAGCGGTGCAGCCAATCCGTACCACGTTCGATGTCGATATGGAGAAAGTCGAGCTGGGTGACAAGCTTTATCATGATACCCGCCTTTCAGGCGACAATACCGTATCCTGTGCCAGCTGCCACGCTCTGGAAACCGGTGGTGTTGACCGCCTGGTGAGCTCGGTGGGTGTCGACGGCGCCATTGGCCCAATCAATGCGCCGACGGTGTTTAACTCGGTTTTCAATACTCACCAGTTCTGGGATGGTCGTGCCCATGATTTGCAGGCGCAGGCCGGTGGCCCTCCGCTCAATCCCCTGGAGATGGCATCTGAGTCTTGGGACCAGATCATCGACAAGCTGGCAATTGACGAAGAAATGAATGCCGCCTTTGCTGCGATTTATGCCGAGGGGATCACGGAGCACAGCATTACCGATGCGATTGCCGAGTTTGAGAAAACCCTGGTAACGCCGAACAGCCGCTTTGACCAGTTCCTGCGAGGCAACCATGATGCGCTGACGGCGGACGAGCAGGAAGGCTACGCGCTGTTCAAGCAATACAAATGCAGTACCTGCCACGTCGGTGAGGCCATGGGTGGGCAGAGTTTTGAAATCATGGGGCTCAAGAAAGACTACTTTGCCGATCGCGGTAATGTCACCGAAGTGGATTACGGCCGCTTCAATGCCACCGGTGAAGAGCGCGACATGCACCGCTTCAAGGTGCCGACCCTGCGTAACGTTGCCCTGACTGCACCGTATTTCCATGATGGTAGCGTGGCAACCTTGGCCGAAGCGGTCGACAAGATGGCGTACTACCAGGTGGGCGTCCGGTTGTCGGAAGCCGAGCTCGGCAAGATCACGGCGTACCTAGAGACGCTTAACGGCGAGTACAACGGCCAGATTTTGCAGTAA
- a CDS encoding DUF72 domain-containing protein has product MPSTYANLPVRLGLAMWSHNHWQQSVYGSSCKPGDRLARYAEVFHTVEGNTTFYATPGSPTVKKWHEATGDHFRFTFKLPQAITHQNQLVHCDQLLADFFTTMAPLEGKIGLWKVQLPAQFGPAALPALEKFLQRLPASYPVGVEVRHPAFFAKGEEEKQLNRLLIEHGANRIIMDSRPVFAAPPTTEAVIDAHQKKPKVPVHAIATAARPMIRFIGHPIDASNDAFFANWLVRLPQWLRDGKEPYLFIHTPDNNHAPELATRLYRLLQQKAVDAKLPDVELPKAEPDPQITLL; this is encoded by the coding sequence ATGCCCTCAACTTACGCAAACCTCCCCGTTCGCCTCGGCCTAGCCATGTGGTCCCACAACCACTGGCAGCAAAGTGTGTACGGCAGTAGTTGCAAACCGGGCGACAGGCTTGCGAGATATGCCGAAGTGTTCCACACGGTCGAAGGCAATACCACCTTCTATGCCACCCCAGGGAGCCCGACCGTCAAGAAATGGCACGAGGCAACCGGCGATCATTTCCGCTTTACCTTCAAGCTGCCCCAGGCCATTACCCACCAAAACCAGTTAGTGCATTGCGATCAGCTGCTGGCCGACTTCTTTACCACGATGGCCCCGCTCGAAGGCAAAATCGGGTTATGGAAAGTCCAGCTTCCAGCCCAGTTCGGTCCGGCCGCGCTGCCTGCTCTGGAAAAGTTTCTGCAAAGGCTGCCTGCCAGCTACCCCGTCGGTGTCGAGGTGCGCCATCCGGCTTTCTTTGCCAAGGGGGAAGAAGAAAAGCAGCTCAACCGATTGCTGATCGAGCACGGCGCCAACCGCATTATCATGGACAGCCGCCCGGTGTTTGCCGCTCCCCCGACGACGGAGGCGGTGATCGACGCCCACCAAAAGAAGCCCAAGGTCCCGGTCCATGCTATCGCAACGGCCGCCCGCCCGATGATCCGTTTCATCGGCCATCCCATTGATGCCAGCAACGACGCCTTCTTTGCCAACTGGCTGGTCCGCCTGCCGCAGTGGCTGCGCGACGGAAAAGAGCCATATTTGTTCATCCACACCCCGGACAACAACCACGCCCCGGAGCTGGCAACAAGGCTCTACCGTCTGCTGCAGCAAAAAGCCGTCGACGCGAAGCTACCGGATGTCGAGCTGCCGAAGGCCGAGCCGGACCCGCAAATAACATTACTCTAA
- the aspS gene encoding aspartate--tRNA ligase, translating into MRTQYCGHLNKSLAGQTVELCGWVNRRRDLGGLIFIDMRDREGIVQVVVDPDMKDVFEIANQLRNEFCIRLTGEVRVRPESQVNKDMATGEVEILATGLEIINRSDVLPLDFNQKNTEEQRLKYRYLDLRRPEMSDRIKLRAKASSFVRRFLDSNDFLDIETPVLTKATPEGARDYLVPSRVHKGSFYALPQSPQLFKQLLMMSGFDRYYQIVKCFRDEDLRADRQPEFTQIDIETSFMSAEQVRGVTERMITEMWQELLNVDLGTFPIMPFEEAMRRYGSDKPDLRNPLELVDVADILKDVDFKVFSGPANDEKGRVAVIRVPGGAQLTRKQIDEYTKFVGIYGAKGLAWMKVNDREAGFEGVQSPVAKFLNEEVVAKLLDRTQAESGDIILFGADKKRVVEEAMGALRLKLGTDLELTDTKAWAPLWVVDFPMFEEDDEGNLHAMHHPFTSPLGVSPAELKANPAATNSNAYDMVINGYEVGGGSVRIHNAEMQSAVFDILGIDADEQKLKFGFLLDALKFGTPPHAGLAFGLDRLVMLLCGTENIRDVIAFPKTTAAACLLTDAPSLANPAALEELAIAVNLAKESAEQE; encoded by the coding sequence ATGCGCACCCAATATTGTGGTCACCTGAACAAGTCCCTAGCAGGGCAAACAGTAGAGTTATGCGGCTGGGTTAACCGTCGCCGTGATTTAGGCGGTCTTATCTTCATTGATATGCGAGATCGTGAAGGTATTGTTCAGGTTGTTGTTGATCCGGATATGAAAGATGTATTCGAGATCGCTAACCAACTGCGCAACGAATTCTGTATTCGCCTAACTGGTGAAGTACGCGTGCGTCCTGAGAGCCAAGTCAACAAAGACATGGCGACCGGTGAAGTGGAAATCTTGGCGACTGGCCTTGAGATCATCAACCGCTCTGACGTACTACCGCTAGACTTTAACCAGAAGAACACTGAAGAGCAGCGCCTTAAGTACCGTTACCTAGACCTACGTCGTCCAGAAATGAGCGACCGCATCAAGCTGCGTGCAAAAGCATCGAGCTTTGTTCGCCGTTTCCTAGACAGCAACGACTTCCTGGATATCGAAACGCCAGTACTGACTAAAGCGACACCAGAAGGTGCACGTGACTACTTGGTACCGAGCCGTGTTCATAAAGGTAGCTTCTACGCTCTACCTCAGTCACCACAGCTGTTCAAGCAGCTGCTGATGATGTCTGGCTTCGATCGCTACTACCAGATCGTTAAGTGTTTCCGTGACGAAGACCTCCGTGCTGACCGTCAGCCAGAATTCACCCAGATCGATATCGAAACCTCATTCATGTCTGCCGAGCAGGTACGTGGCGTGACTGAGCGCATGATCACTGAAATGTGGCAAGAGCTACTAAACGTAGACCTTGGCACGTTCCCAATCATGCCATTCGAAGAAGCAATGCGCCGTTACGGCTCTGATAAGCCAGACCTGCGTAACCCGCTTGAGCTAGTTGATGTGGCCGACATCCTGAAAGATGTTGACTTCAAAGTGTTCTCTGGCCCAGCCAACGACGAGAAAGGCCGTGTAGCGGTGATCCGCGTACCGGGTGGCGCACAGCTAACGCGTAAGCAAATCGACGAGTACACCAAGTTTGTTGGTATCTACGGTGCGAAAGGCTTGGCATGGATGAAGGTGAACGACCGCGAAGCGGGCTTCGAGGGTGTTCAGTCTCCAGTGGCGAAGTTCCTGAACGAAGAAGTCGTTGCCAAGCTGCTTGACCGTACTCAGGCTGAGTCTGGTGATATCATCCTGTTCGGCGCAGACAAGAAGCGTGTTGTTGAAGAAGCCATGGGCGCACTTCGTCTGAAGCTGGGTACTGATCTTGAGCTGACTGATACTAAGGCTTGGGCACCGCTATGGGTTGTCGACTTCCCAATGTTCGAGGAAGACGACGAAGGTAACCTGCACGCGATGCACCACCCATTCACCTCTCCACTGGGCGTGAGCCCAGCAGAGCTGAAGGCGAACCCAGCGGCAACAAACTCTAACGCCTACGACATGGTTATCAACGGCTACGAAGTGGGCGGTGGTTCTGTGCGTATCCACAACGCTGAGATGCAGTCTGCGGTATTCGATATCCTAGGTATCGATGCCGATGAGCAGAAGCTGAAGTTCGGTTTCCTACTTGATGCTCTGAAGTTCGGTACGCCACCGCACGCGGGTCTGGCGTTCGGCCTTGACCGCTTGGTGATGCTACTTTGCGGTACGGAAAACATCCGTGACGTGATTGCCTTCCCGAAAACAACGGCGGCAGCGTGTCTACTGACAGACGCACCGAGCCTGGCTAACCCAGCCGCGCTAGAAGAGCTGGCGATTGCGGTCAACTTGGCGAAAGAAAGCGCCGAGCAAGAGTAA
- a CDS encoding YebC/PmpR family DNA-binding transcriptional regulator — protein MAGHSKWANIKHRKAAQDAKRGKIFTKLIREIVVAAKEGGPEADNNPRLRAAVDKALSNNMTRDTVNRAISRGAGGEGDDNMETVIYEGYGPGGTAVMVECMTDNRNRTVSGVRHAFSKAGGNLGTDGSVNYLFDKKGVISYAAGLDEDAVMEAALEGGADDVETNDDGSIDVYTTPADFGPVKDALDGAGFEAQNAEVTLVPSTKADLDADTAPKLLRLIDALEDLDDVQEVYHNGDISDEVAAQL, from the coding sequence ATGGCAGGTCATAGTAAATGGGCCAACATTAAACACCGTAAGGCGGCACAAGATGCCAAGCGCGGTAAAATTTTCACCAAGCTGATCCGCGAGATCGTGGTTGCGGCCAAAGAAGGTGGCCCTGAGGCTGACAACAACCCGCGTTTGCGTGCAGCGGTAGACAAGGCGCTGTCGAACAACATGACGCGTGATACCGTTAACCGCGCGATCAGCCGCGGTGCCGGCGGTGAAGGCGATGACAACATGGAAACCGTGATCTATGAAGGTTACGGTCCGGGGGGGACGGCGGTAATGGTTGAGTGTATGACCGACAACCGCAACCGTACCGTATCGGGTGTTCGCCACGCATTCTCGAAAGCTGGCGGCAACTTGGGTACCGATGGCAGTGTTAACTACCTGTTCGATAAGAAAGGGGTTATTTCTTACGCGGCGGGCCTGGATGAAGATGCCGTGATGGAAGCGGCGCTTGAAGGCGGTGCTGATGATGTCGAAACCAACGATGACGGTTCTATCGACGTCTACACCACGCCGGCTGATTTTGGCCCGGTAAAAGATGCCTTGGATGGAGCAGGTTTCGAAGCCCAGAACGCCGAGGTGACTTTGGTGCCATCGACCAAGGCGGACTTGGACGCCGATACTGCGCCTAAGCTGCTTCGCCTGATCGATGCGCTGGAAGATCTGGATGATGTCCAGGAAGTGTATCACAATGGCGATATCTCGGATGAGGTTGCAGCGCAGCTGTAA
- the ruvC gene encoding crossover junction endodeoxyribonuclease RuvC produces MSIILGIDPGSRITGYGVIRQVGRHLEYLGSGCIRTSVEDIPGRLKQIYAGVSEVITQFQPDVFAIEEVFMGKNASSALKLGQARGSAIVAAVNADLPVNEYAARLIKQAVVGTGGADKAQVQHMVCSVLKLPGKPQADAADALAVAICHAHTHKTLVAMAGQARGARRGRYR; encoded by the coding sequence ATGTCTATTATTTTAGGGATCGACCCCGGTTCGAGGATCACCGGCTATGGTGTGATCCGCCAAGTCGGGCGGCATCTTGAATACCTCGGCAGTGGCTGTATTCGTACGTCCGTCGAGGATATCCCAGGCCGCCTCAAGCAAATCTATGCCGGCGTGAGCGAGGTGATCACCCAGTTCCAGCCCGATGTCTTTGCTATCGAGGAAGTGTTCATGGGCAAGAACGCCAGCTCGGCGCTGAAACTGGGCCAAGCCCGGGGCAGTGCCATTGTGGCGGCGGTGAATGCCGATTTGCCGGTCAATGAATACGCTGCGCGTCTAATTAAGCAGGCGGTGGTGGGAACCGGCGGGGCTGATAAAGCGCAGGTGCAGCATATGGTATGCTCGGTGCTCAAGCTTCCGGGCAAACCGCAGGCCGATGCGGCCGATGCCTTGGCGGTGGCAATTTGTCATGCCCATACCCATAAAACACTGGTGGCGATGGCGGGGCAAGCCCGCGGGGCACGGCGGGGCCGATATCGATAA